From the genome of Nitrospirota bacterium:
CCGCGCGGGCGTGGATCGCTGTGTCCTGTCCGCTTTCTACCACAAGGACCTTGCGGTCGTGTCCAACGAAGAAGTCGCGGCCGCCGTGAAGAAACATCCCAAGCGGTTTGTGGGGTCAGGTACGGTCAATGTCTTGCGCAGGCCAATGGATGTTGCCCGCGAGGTCGAACGGCTTGTCCGGGAACTCGGCATGAAGGCGATCCGCCTTGAGCCGTACATGTACGGCGACGGCACGACGGGCCTCGCGCCGAACGACAAGCACTACTGGCCCGTTTACGTGAAGTGCGTGGAACTCGACGTTCCGGTCTGCATTCAGGTCGGCCATACGGGTCCGCTTCTCCCTTCCGAGGCGGGCCGGCCGATCTACCTGGATGAAGTGGCGCTGGCCTTTCCCGAACTCGTGATCCTGGGCTGCCACCTCGGCCAGCCGTGGCACGAGGAGATGATGATCCTGGCGTGGAAACACCCGAACGTGTATGTGGAGACTTCAGCCCGTACCCCGAAACATTGGCCCAAGGAGTTCATCCAGTTCGCGGGCGGTTGGGGACAGGACAAGGTCATCTGGGCGACGGACTACCCACTGCTTCCCTTCGACCGCACCCTGCGCGAGGTGGATGAACTCGGCCTGACACCCGACGTGAAGCGGAAAATCGTACGCGAGAACGCCCTCCGGGCCTTCAGGCTGTGAGATTCGGGGGAGGGTCCTATTTTGACGCGCTCAAGAACGCGCCCAGGAACCCGCCGAGAAAGCCTGCGATCGTCTTTACCACCGTCACATCCTCTTCGCTGAAGTCCTGGATGGCCTTCGTTTGCACAACGACCACGCCGAGGGACGTGTTTTCATACAAGATGGGTACTCCGAGGTAGGAGCCGTACCGCTCCTCGCCGGTCTCGGGGAAATACTTGAATCGAGGGTGTTTGGCGGCATCACGCGCGCAAACGGTTGTCATCGTCTCGATCACCAGTCCTGTCAGCCCCTCGCTCGTGGTCATTATGACTCTCCCGACGGAATCCGGATTGAGACCGGCCGTCGCACGCAACGTGAGCGCCCGATCCTCCAACAGGTAAAGCGAACACACATCGATGGCGAGCCATTGCTGAATCGCCGCCGCGGTGTCCTGTAATTTTCGATCTCGATCCGAAGCTCTCGAGAAGAGGGCCGCCAGGTTTTCGAACAGCTTGAGTGGCTGACGGCGGCTTTCGGCTGAGTGCGGAGGCCCCTCCTGGAGGACCACTCGATTTCGGCCCAATCGCTTGGCCCGGTAGAGGGCGTAGTCCGCCCACGCCAGGAGATCGGTTTCAGCTTGGAGGGCCGGGTTCATCGCCGTCGCCCCGATGCTTGCCGTCAATTTCCCTTGGGGGAAGAGTTCTTCAAACAGTTCCTGCCCGGGATACTGGGCCGAACTCACGGACTTCAAGAGCTGGCGCGCGAACTCCGCACCGACGGACAAGTCGTGGGCGGGAAGGAGAATGACGAACTCATCGCCCCCCTGCCGACCCAGCGTGTCGATCGGCTTGAGGTTTCCTCCAAGAACTTCCGCGAACCGCCTCAAAAGGCGGTCGCCCCAATTCCGGCCGAGCGTGTCGTTGTAGATCTTGAAATAGTCGATGTCGACCAAAAGGACGGTCAAGGGGCTGTTGTCCCGCCGCGCTCGCCGCACCTCTTCCCGGAGCTTGGCCTCAACGTGACGCCGGTCGAAAACGCCCGTCGCCGAATCCGCGTAGTCAAAGGGTGAGGCGCCCGGATCGTCGGTCATGACGAGGCGATATTCTGGGTGCGGTCGACCGGGATTGCAAGGCCGGCGATGCGGCCGTTCTATCCTTCGGAATCGCGAGCCGAGCCCACGAGAAGAAAATCGCCGGTTTCGACCTTTCCTGCCTCTTTGCCGTTGACCTTGAGTCCCGCGGTTCCATCGCACTTTGCTCCACCGTCGAACGCCACTTCCACCGTTTGCGTGGGCGTAGTCAAGATCATCGTTCCGGACACCGGCTCCCGCTTGCATGACTCCGGATTCGCCGCCACCGATTCGGCTTTGAAAGAAAACTTTCCGTTCAAGGACGAGTCCCCGTCGCCCGTCTCATTGTGGGAGCGGCGTGCCTGAAGAAGCCGTGGGAATCGGTGGGCCGTAGCCGTGGACTTCCTGGAGGAATCGACACCGTAGGCTTCCTCCACGATCTTCTGAAGTTCATGGGATGGGCCCTCCACGCAGGTTTCCATTCCGTAATCGCCGAGTCGGCCGGTAGTATTCAGCGTCATGGCGGGGCCCTCTCGACCGATCGACCCGGCTATTTGGTTCAAGACCGATCCCGTAGAGGGTGATCCATCGGTCGCCTTGCCCTCGCACTCCTGCGAATAGTGCGCATTGAACGTGAACTGCTCCTGCTTGGAGGCGACCTTCTGGCCCATCGATATCTTGAGCATGACATTTCCGCCCCCACTCTTCCCGTCCATTTCGTAGGCCAGTCCAAGCCCCACGCTGAGCCTTCCCTCGACCTCACCCGAGAAATCCAGGCTTTTCTCGATCCGCCCTCGAACCTGCCACTTGAATTCACCGTCTGCCGTGATGGTGTTCGTGAGCTTGATCGACTTGGGTGAGGGGTTTGTCGATGCCGTGGACGGTCCCCCAAAGGGAAGGGTGCGGTCGAATGCAATGCGGAAGCTCCGGTAGGTCACTTTCACATCCACGTTGCCCCCGGCCTCATCGAAGGTGCCCTCCGCGATGGATTCCCCTTGCACTTTGAAGCCATTCCCGCTTCTATCTCTCCCCTCGCAGTCCCCCTTCACCAGGTTTTTGAACGTGTTTCCGGAGGCACTACACTCCACGATCGGGCAAGTGAGACCGTATTTCGCGAGGTCGGCTTGCAGGTCCGCGCAGTCTTCGGCAGGCGTGCTCTCCGCTTCCGCATCGAGGTCTTTGGCGGCAGGAGATTCATCATCCGTCAACTGGTCGGTGAACTGCATTCCAAGGAGGGCCATTTCCATCATCTCGTTCTGTCCGAACGATGCGTCTCCGGGGTCCAGAAGGGTTTGGAATCCCCCTTGGTCACCGAGAGCGGCCAGGGCGGCCTTGGCTTTCTCTGAAGTGGAGAGATCGGCATCCGGCATGGCGTCCAGCTTCGATGCCACGGACTGCTCCCCGTCAAGATTGCCGGTGTCAGCGGGACAGCTCGCGATAAAGGGAGTGGCGGCAAGGAGGGCTCCCCAGAAAATCCCATGTCGCATGCCGCGAATCATATCTGCCCCACGGACCTATGGCAACACCTTTCCGGGATTGAGAATCCCTCTGGGGTCGAATACGCGTTTGACCTGTCGCATGAGATCCAACGAGGACCCATGCTGCGCTCGCATGAACTTTCGTCCGCCTATCCCGATCCCGTGCTCGGCGCTGATGATTCCGCCTTTGGAGAGGGCGATTCGAATGATTTCGGCGTTGGCCTGACGCGCCTTCTTGAGTGCCGCGGCGTTTCCCTCATCAGCCGGGATGAGAACGTGCAGGATTCCGAATCCTGCGTGTCCGAAAGCGAAGAGCCGAAGCGATGTCCGGCGTTCGATCTCGCGGCAACGCGCGATCATTTCCGGGAGGACTGAAACCGGAAACCCGACGTCGTTTCGTACAATAAAAGCTCCGGGATGGGCCGCCCGGATGGCGCGGGTGACGAAATGACGGAACTCCCACGGATCGACCCCCCCGAGATTGACGGCCTCACCGCCGGCCTCGCGGCAGAGTTCCGTCGCCGGTCCTTCGGCCTGCGCGACGCCCGACTGACTTCCCTGAAGTTCGAGGCAGAGCGTGGGACTTTCCTTTGCGTGCCATTCCTTAAAGCGATTGACGCAGGCAACCGATGCAGTATCCAGGAATTCCACGGCCGCCAGTTCGGGGAGGGACTGCTTGAGAGCTACGATCGCGCGGGCCGCTCCGGAGTCGTCGGCGAAACTGAAGGCGAGTTTCTTGAAGGATTCCGGTCGCGGCGCGAGCCGCAGGGTAACCTCTGCCACCACGCCCAGCGTGCCTTCGGCGCCCACGATAAGCTGCGCGAGATCCAACCCCGATGAACTTTTTGGAGAGGAAGTGCCGAGCTTGTGAACCTGCCCGCAGCCATCCACGATGGTCAGGGCCTTCACGTAGTCCCGCGTCCCTCCGAATTTCACCGAATAAATTCCGCTCGCATTGGTGGAGACCATGCCTCCAATGGTAGCCACGTCGGAACTTCCGCCCGGAGAGGGGGGGAAGAAAAGTCCGGACTCCTTGATCTGACGGTTCAGCTCATTGTAGACGATGCCCGGCTCCACGCGCACCAAGAAGTCTTCCGGCCGGAATTCCAGAACCTTCGTCATGCGGCTGACGTCCAGAACGACGCCTCCCTCGACGGGAATTGAATTGCCCTCCAAGCTGGAGCCCGCGCCGCGGGGCGTAATCGGAACGCCGAGAAAATGC
Proteins encoded in this window:
- a CDS encoding FAD-binding oxidoreductase, which gives rise to MGRKKTNGSKVAAAFRRLLPATQVSERAADLIRCGRDESSFPGRTPAIVLWPESTRDIQKVIRKAHFLGVPITPRGAGSSLEGNSIPVEGGVVLDVSRMTKVLEFRPEDFLVRVEPGIVYNELNRQIKESGLFFPPSPGGSSDVATIGGMVSTNASGIYSVKFGGTRDYVKALTIVDGCGQVHKLGTSSPKSSSGLDLAQLIVGAEGTLGVVAEVTLRLAPRPESFKKLAFSFADDSGAARAIVALKQSLPELAAVEFLDTASVACVNRFKEWHAKESPTLCLELQGSQSGVAQAEGPATELCREAGGEAVNLGGVDPWEFRHFVTRAIRAAHPGAFIVRNDVGFPVSVLPEMIARCREIERRTSLRLFAFGHAGFGILHVLIPADEGNAAALKKARQANAEIIRIALSKGGIISAEHGIGIGGRKFMRAQHGSSLDLMRQVKRVFDPRGILNPGKVLP
- a CDS encoding amidohydrolase; this encodes MKKGSRFSKDDEEEIMSQTVGAIDAWGSWIGPEGAKKWPQEYVHIFKKYRSPEVILKGMTTEQMIEDMDRAGVDRCVLSAFYHKDLAVVSNEEVAAAVKKHPKRFVGSGTVNVLRRPMDVAREVERLVRELGMKAIRLEPYMYGDGTTGLAPNDKHYWPVYVKCVELDVPVCIQVGHTGPLLPSEAGRPIYLDEVALAFPELVILGCHLGQPWHEEMMILAWKHPNVYVETSARTPKHWPKEFIQFAGGWGQDKVIWATDYPLLPFDRTLREVDELGLTPDVKRKIVRENALRAFRL
- a CDS encoding diguanylate cyclase; the protein is MTDDPGASPFDYADSATGVFDRRHVEAKLREEVRRARRDNSPLTVLLVDIDYFKIYNDTLGRNWGDRLLRRFAEVLGGNLKPIDTLGRQGGDEFVILLPAHDLSVGAEFARQLLKSVSSAQYPGQELFEELFPQGKLTASIGATAMNPALQAETDLLAWADYALYRAKRLGRNRVVLQEGPPHSAESRRQPLKLFENLAALFSRASDRDRKLQDTAAAIQQWLAIDVCSLYLLEDRALTLRATAGLNPDSVGRVIMTTSEGLTGLVIETMTTVCARDAAKHPRFKYFPETGEERYGSYLGVPILYENTSLGVVVVQTKAIQDFSEEDVTVVKTIAGFLGGFLGAFLSASK